The following coding sequences lie in one Leucobacter allii genomic window:
- a CDS encoding phosphotransferase enzyme family protein, with amino-acid sequence MAPIDLPTAEALAREALAAYGLPAGTELALLKQRENVVFALTAGSDDYVLRVHRQGYHSDAELSCELDFVRALHGEGVAVPDFVPAADGRGFQVVGGARRAGPHQVDLQRRIANHGNFGDERTAVDGTAVLPPEDFRALGGLIASIHDATARSGYAMAVPRDDWDLEGLIGAQPAWGDPLRLAELAGADRETVVRAIARVREDLAAYGSPEHRFGPIHADLTPENVLRTADGLVLIDFDDFAAGWHLFDLATALYFYTPHPRAAEYRAALFAGYEAVRPLDDADRAAFPAMLLARGLTYLGWSADRRGEPTAEWHATTVLPHVVRLARDLIAKGTP; translated from the coding sequence ATGGCCCCGATCGACCTCCCCACGGCCGAGGCGCTGGCGCGCGAAGCGCTCGCCGCGTACGGCCTGCCCGCCGGCACGGAGCTCGCCCTGCTCAAGCAGCGCGAGAACGTCGTGTTCGCGCTCACCGCCGGCAGCGACGACTACGTCCTCCGCGTGCATCGCCAGGGCTACCACAGCGACGCCGAGCTCTCCTGCGAGCTCGACTTCGTCCGCGCGCTCCACGGCGAGGGCGTCGCCGTACCCGATTTCGTCCCGGCGGCGGACGGCCGCGGATTCCAGGTCGTCGGAGGCGCGCGCCGCGCCGGACCGCACCAGGTGGATCTGCAGCGCCGCATCGCCAACCACGGCAACTTCGGCGATGAGCGCACCGCGGTCGACGGCACGGCCGTGCTCCCGCCCGAGGACTTCCGCGCGCTCGGCGGCCTCATCGCGAGCATCCACGACGCGACCGCGCGCTCCGGCTACGCGATGGCGGTGCCCCGCGACGACTGGGATCTCGAGGGACTCATCGGCGCGCAGCCCGCCTGGGGCGATCCGCTCCGCCTCGCCGAGCTCGCCGGAGCGGATCGGGAGACCGTCGTGCGCGCCATCGCGCGCGTCCGGGAGGATCTCGCTGCCTACGGCTCCCCGGAGCACCGCTTCGGCCCGATCCACGCCGATCTCACGCCGGAGAACGTGCTCCGCACCGCCGATGGGCTCGTGCTCATCGATTTCGACGACTTCGCGGCGGGCTGGCACCTCTTCGACCTCGCCACCGCGCTCTACTTCTACACGCCCCACCCCCGCGCAGCGGAGTACCGCGCCGCGCTCTTCGCCGGGTACGAGGCGGTCCGGCCCCTCGACGACGCCGACCGAGCCGCCTTCCCCGCGATGCTCCTCGCCCGCGGCCTGACCTACCTCGGCTGGTCGGCCGACCGGCGCGGCGAACCGACCGCCGAATGGCACGCCACGACGGTCCTCCCCCACGTGGTCCGGCTCGCCCGCGACCTCATCGCGAAAGGAACCCCATGA
- a CDS encoding TetR/AcrR family transcriptional regulator — protein MGVGAEPRAVGSAARVPSLRERRRVRTRAEIVEAVLAVIAEVGEAELTIGRVTAASGVSRGTVYAYFPDGRDELLRAAYARLGERLVGRTRQAVAEAHDWRERLAAHAAALFELAADERIGRFYNVTGPALVAGGPERGIGSGASVEMMQEAISVAQAEGGIDPAVDAAETAVLLVGALRESAIRVADGSGASERAYAGFRRLVDGLAARS, from the coding sequence ATGGGAGTCGGAGCGGAACCGCGGGCCGTCGGGAGTGCCGCGCGCGTGCCGAGCCTGCGCGAACGGCGGCGCGTCCGCACGCGCGCCGAGATCGTGGAGGCGGTTCTCGCCGTCATCGCCGAGGTGGGCGAGGCGGAGCTGACGATCGGCCGCGTCACCGCGGCCTCCGGCGTCTCGCGGGGGACCGTGTACGCGTACTTCCCCGATGGCCGCGACGAGCTGCTGCGTGCCGCCTACGCCCGGCTCGGAGAGCGCCTCGTGGGGCGCACGCGGCAGGCCGTCGCCGAGGCGCACGACTGGCGGGAGCGGCTCGCCGCGCATGCGGCGGCCCTCTTCGAGCTGGCGGCTGACGAGCGGATCGGGCGTTTCTACAACGTCACGGGTCCCGCGCTCGTCGCCGGAGGACCCGAGCGGGGCATCGGCTCGGGGGCGAGCGTCGAGATGATGCAGGAGGCGATCTCGGTGGCGCAGGCCGAGGGTGGGATCGATCCGGCGGTCGACGCCGCGGAGACCGCGGTGCTCCTCGTCGGCGCGCTCCGCGAGTCGGCGATCAGGGTCGCGGACGGGTCGGGGGCGTCCGAGCGCGCCTACGCCGGCTTCCGCAGGCTCGTCGACGGCCTCGCCGCCCGCAGCTGA
- a CDS encoding SDR family NAD(P)-dependent oxidoreductase, whose protein sequence is MPAVPVPSFLPDAFAGRTVLVTGGTSGIGLAAAAIFARLGADVVAVGLGADRVPVPEDVTLELRETDVTDDDALVALVAGFDRLDVLVPAAGISLGDRELEWESFNRVLAIQLQAVYRIAQLSRDLLAAGGGSVVTIASMYSYFGGGKRAAYSAAKGGVVQLTKSLAEAWATDGIRVNAVAPGWIDTPLLDSIEEQAVRDRLLSRTPLARFGRPEEVGQAIAFLASDAASFVTGTVLPVDGGYLTTGI, encoded by the coding sequence ATGCCCGCCGTACCCGTTCCATCTTTCCTCCCCGACGCCTTCGCCGGGCGGACCGTGCTCGTCACCGGGGGTACCTCCGGCATCGGCCTCGCCGCGGCGGCGATCTTCGCCCGGCTCGGCGCGGATGTCGTCGCCGTCGGCCTCGGCGCAGACCGCGTCCCCGTGCCCGAGGACGTGACGCTCGAACTCCGCGAGACGGACGTGACCGACGACGACGCCCTCGTCGCGCTCGTCGCCGGCTTCGACCGGCTCGACGTGCTCGTGCCCGCCGCGGGCATCAGCCTCGGCGATCGGGAACTCGAATGGGAGAGCTTCAATCGAGTGCTCGCGATCCAGCTGCAGGCCGTCTACCGGATCGCCCAGCTCAGCCGGGACCTGCTCGCCGCGGGCGGCGGCTCGGTCGTCACGATCGCATCGATGTACTCGTACTTCGGCGGCGGGAAGCGCGCCGCGTACTCCGCGGCGAAGGGCGGTGTCGTGCAGCTCACGAAATCGCTCGCCGAGGCCTGGGCGACCGACGGCATCCGCGTCAACGCCGTGGCGCCGGGCTGGATCGACACGCCCCTGCTCGACTCGATCGAGGAGCAGGCCGTTCGCGATCGCCTGCTCTCGCGCACACCGCTCGCGCGCTTCGGGCGCCCGGAGGAGGTCGGCCAGGCGATCGCCTTCCTCGCCTCCGATGCGGCGTCGTTCGTGACGGGCACGGTGCTCCCGGTCGACGGGGGGTATCTCACGACCGGGATCTGA
- a CDS encoding aspartate aminotransferase family protein: MTSTAELLARRNLTIGPYSPLFYDEPLQFTSASGVWFTEASGERYLDGYNNVPHVGHANPRVVHAIAEQAATLNIHTRYLNERVVAYAERLLDTFEPRLDRVLFGNSGSEANELAIRIARQLTGHTGMIVSDYSYHGTTITLAGLTTGLQTAVPLDPNVRTLRIPDLDRDQRPEAAVLADALAELDAAIASLQETGFGVAACLFDPLFSTEGMPRVPAGLTAGIAERVRAAGGLVIADEVQSGFGRTGSEMWGHRYAGLDPDLVTMGKPMGNGHPISGVVTSETVLDAFGSTNEFFNTFAGNPVSAAAGEAVLLEMAEHGLQDRALALGRTARARFDEFAAAHDFVRAAKGTGMFLGLDFAVDGEPAPGLAKRVVEEMKARHVLISRIGRDESVLKVRPPLAFGEAELPILLDALESSLDAVRR, translated from the coding sequence ATGACCTCGACCGCCGAGCTTCTCGCCCGCCGCAACCTGACGATCGGCCCGTACTCCCCCCTGTTCTACGATGAGCCGCTGCAGTTCACCTCGGCCTCCGGCGTCTGGTTCACCGAGGCGAGCGGCGAGCGCTACCTCGACGGCTACAACAATGTGCCGCACGTCGGGCACGCGAACCCGCGGGTGGTGCACGCGATCGCCGAGCAGGCGGCGACCCTCAACATCCACACCCGCTACCTCAACGAGCGCGTCGTCGCCTATGCCGAGCGGTTGCTCGACACCTTCGAGCCGCGGCTGGACCGGGTGCTCTTCGGCAACTCCGGCTCGGAGGCGAACGAGCTCGCGATCCGGATCGCGCGCCAGCTCACCGGCCACACGGGCATGATCGTCTCCGACTACAGCTATCACGGCACCACGATCACGCTCGCGGGGCTCACGACCGGGCTGCAGACCGCGGTGCCGCTCGATCCGAACGTGCGCACGCTCCGGATCCCGGACCTCGATCGGGATCAGCGCCCCGAGGCCGCGGTGCTCGCGGACGCCCTCGCCGAGCTCGACGCCGCCATCGCCTCGCTGCAGGAGACCGGCTTCGGCGTCGCCGCCTGCCTCTTCGACCCGCTCTTCTCCACCGAGGGCATGCCCCGCGTCCCCGCGGGGCTCACCGCGGGGATCGCCGAGCGCGTCCGCGCCGCCGGCGGGCTCGTGATCGCCGACGAGGTGCAGAGCGGCTTCGGCCGCACCGGCAGCGAGATGTGGGGCCACCGCTACGCGGGGCTCGACCCGGATCTCGTGACGATGGGGAAGCCCATGGGGAACGGCCACCCGATCTCCGGGGTCGTCACGAGCGAGACGGTGCTCGACGCCTTCGGATCGACCAACGAGTTCTTCAACACCTTCGCCGGCAACCCGGTCTCCGCGGCCGCCGGCGAGGCAGTGCTGCTCGAGATGGCGGAGCACGGTCTGCAGGATCGGGCGCTCGCGCTGGGTCGCACGGCCCGCGCGCGCTTCGACGAGTTCGCGGCGGCGCACGACTTCGTGCGTGCGGCGAAGGGGACGGGCATGTTCCTCGGCCTCGACTTCGCCGTCGACGGCGAGCCGGCGCCGGGGCTCGCGAAGCGCGTGGTCGAGGAGATGAAGGCCAGGCACGTGCTCATCTCGCGGATCGGCCGGGACGAGAGCGTGCTCAAGGTCCGCCCCCCGCTCGCCTTCGGCGAGGCCGAACTGCCGATCCTGCTCGACGCGCTCGAGTCCTCGCTCGACGCGGTCCGGAGGTAG
- a CDS encoding MFS transporter: MSATAPAAQRRELRRVAAATVIGTTIEWYDFFLYASAAGLVFGKLFFEPAGAQAATIISFATVGVSFLFRPLGAFLAGHFGDRIGRKAMLVITLILMGASTTLIGVIPTYETAGLLAPILLMLLRILQGLSTGGEWGGAVLMAVEHAPDARRGRMGAFPQIGVPLGMLLASGVLALMTGVVSPGDAFLEWGWRVPFLLSIILVVVGIVVRRTVEESPVFTEIAERKERSSMPVVQLFAKHGLLVLLAALTFAGNNAAGYMTTGGFIQNYATTPLAEGGFVGMERTPVLLAVAGASVVWLICTFVAGVVSDRIGRKKTYIIGWVAFLAVLFLLFPLVNTGNVWLLFLGLALFSIGNGFTYGQQAAYFAELFPASIRYSGVSITYAIGAILGGAFAPMISAWLVAATGTSTSVAYYIGAVMVVAFAATLLLRDRTGIDLGADNEGAQQRGHFVWQK; encoded by the coding sequence ATGTCCGCCACCGCCCCGGCCGCACAGCGGCGTGAGCTCCGCCGCGTCGCCGCCGCCACGGTCATCGGTACCACCATCGAGTGGTACGACTTCTTCCTCTATGCGAGCGCCGCCGGCCTCGTCTTCGGCAAGCTCTTCTTCGAGCCGGCCGGAGCGCAGGCCGCCACGATCATCTCCTTCGCCACGGTCGGCGTGAGCTTCCTCTTCCGGCCGCTCGGGGCGTTCCTCGCCGGGCACTTCGGCGACCGGATCGGACGCAAGGCGATGCTCGTCATCACGCTGATCCTCATGGGTGCGTCGACCACCCTCATCGGCGTGATCCCGACCTACGAGACGGCCGGTCTGCTCGCGCCGATCCTGCTCATGCTGCTGCGCATCCTGCAGGGCCTGTCCACGGGCGGCGAATGGGGCGGGGCCGTCCTCATGGCGGTCGAGCACGCCCCCGACGCGCGCCGCGGGCGCATGGGCGCCTTCCCGCAGATCGGCGTACCGCTCGGCATGCTGCTGGCCTCCGGCGTCCTCGCGCTCATGACCGGCGTCGTGTCGCCCGGTGACGCGTTCCTCGAGTGGGGGTGGCGCGTGCCGTTCCTCCTCAGCATCATCCTGGTGGTCGTCGGCATCGTCGTGCGACGTACGGTCGAGGAGAGCCCCGTCTTCACGGAGATCGCCGAGCGCAAGGAGCGCAGCTCCATGCCGGTCGTGCAGCTCTTCGCGAAGCACGGCCTGCTCGTGCTGCTCGCCGCGCTCACGTTCGCCGGCAACAACGCGGCGGGGTACATGACGACCGGCGGGTTCATCCAGAACTACGCGACGACCCCGCTCGCCGAGGGCGGCTTCGTCGGCATGGAGCGCACGCCCGTGCTCCTCGCCGTCGCGGGCGCCTCGGTGGTGTGGCTGATCTGCACCTTCGTCGCGGGCGTCGTCTCCGATCGGATCGGGCGCAAGAAGACCTACATCATCGGCTGGGTCGCGTTCCTCGCGGTGCTCTTCCTGCTCTTCCCGCTCGTGAACACCGGGAACGTCTGGCTCCTCTTCCTCGGCCTCGCGCTGTTCTCCATCGGCAACGGCTTCACGTACGGGCAGCAGGCCGCCTACTTCGCGGAGCTCTTCCCTGCCTCGATCCGCTATTCGGGCGTCTCGATCACCTACGCGATCGGCGCCATCCTCGGCGGTGCATTCGCCCCGATGATCTCGGCATGGCTCGTCGCGGCTACGGGCACCTCGACCTCGGTGGCGTACTACATCGGTGCCGTCATGGTCGTCGCGTTCGCCGCGACGCTGCTCCTGCGCGACCGCACGGGGATCGACCTCGGCGCGGACAACGAGGGGGCGCAGCAGCGCGGCCATTTCGTCTGGCAGAAGTAG